In Montipora foliosa isolate CH-2021 chromosome 13, ASM3666993v2, whole genome shotgun sequence, one DNA window encodes the following:
- the LOC137982165 gene encoding adrenocorticotropic hormone receptor-like, with amino-acid sequence MMSNASQSLFSMAASAKACEDFPLRVNAVPYSPDSKTFTVTLFTCVFTGLVCPGAVAANVLVFMGILRKSELRNVYNTSILFLTGSDILKAFIPMPTFIVYQGTKLTKPQKDFSCTALVFYTFTTYLFTGLSVLTITLITLERYLAIFHPYRYCNHVTKRRIAVTISISWILWIAFITQARLSPIASTGMYSAIAASMLIPCILLTFIVYCKVYVLTKRVRLSIGHELSTPRNAEDIQETKSSRTVAYLAGVVVLCFVPTLALVVVHQTQAVSQNYLYHLLYPLTDTAVLLTPIFDPIIYVLRSNNVRSSLCELLWQRNTSRLSSRVRVFTGTATTSL; translated from the coding sequence atgatgtcaaacgCCAGTCAAAGTTTATTCTCAATGGCTGCTTCCGCAAAGGCGTGCGAAGACTTTCCACTAAGGGTCAATGCCGTTCCGTACAGCCCCGACAGCAAGACGTTCACAGTGACCTTGTTTACATGTGTCTTCACCGGATTAGTGTGTCCCGGTGCCGTCGCCGCAAATGTACTGGTTTTCATGGGCATTCTGCGCAAATCTGAGCTTCGCAACGTGTACAATACGTCTATTCTGTTCCTCACCGGATCGGACATTTTAAAAGCCTTTATTCCTATGCCAACATTTATCGTGTACCAAGGGACCAAGTTGACGAAACCTCAAAAAGACTTCTCTTGCACTGCTTTGGTGTTTTACACCTTTACAACATATCTCTTCACTGGCCTTTCGGTACTAACTATTACACTAATAACACTGGAGAGATATCTTGCAATATTCCATCCATACAGATATTGCAATCACGTCACCAAGCGTCGAATTGCTGTCACAATTTCTATATCATGGATTTTATGGATCGCGTTCATCACACAAGCTCGGCTCTCACCCATTGCAAGTACAGGCATGTATAGCGCCATAGCAGCTTCCATGTTAATTCCTTGCATTTTGCTGACCTTCATCGTTTACTGTAAGGTGTACGTGTTGACAAAGCGTGTGCGCTTGTCCATAGGCCATGAGTTATCAACTCCGCGGAACGCAGAGGATATTCAAGAAACCAAATCCTCCAGAACCGTAGCATACTTAGCGGGGGTGGTGGTGCTTTGTTTTGTGCCAACACTTGCTCTTGTTGTTGTGCACCAAACGCAAGCCGTCAGCCAGAATTACCTTTATCACCTACTGTATCCTCTCACAGATACGGCAGTATTGCTTACGCCCATTTTCGACCCGATAATCTACGTTCTACGAAGTAACAATGTCAGAAGCAGTCTCTGCGAGTTGCTGTGGCAGAGAAACACGTCAAGACTTTCGAGTCGCGTAAGAGTGTTCACAGGAACAGCAACGACGAGCCTTTAA